CATATCATAAGGACTAATTTCTCATTCTGCTTTGCATCATTGATTCAGAGAATTAATAAAGCATAGGACTGGAGACTTCCAATCAAAGGCAACTACGGATGATCCTACCTGGATGTATCCACCACTACCTCCAAATCATCCAGATAGCGCTCGCATTATAGCTCATCATGTTCAGAGTACATGTCCTGTTGAAAGTGGCGTCATACATACAGAGTAGGTGACACTATCATAATAGTTCCAGACCCGTACTGAACAGAACTCAACTTTGGCATCATCAAAAtttcatatataataattattacataattttaAAACAACCACATTGCAGTTGGGGGGCTGTTGCAGCTGGTCCTCTCCTGGCTGGGATCGCTGCTGCTTTAGAACCACAGACAACGGCTCTGAGGGATATGTTGAGTGCACAAGCGGTATCAGAAGGGTATGCTAGTGGTTCTGCCATACACAACAGGTGGTTGGCAACAATAGCAGGTAATTGGATGAACATACGCCCTCATTTCTGATAATCAAAGATAGTCGTCACTTTATAAATTGACGTATTTATGTTCAATAGGTGATTTGGCAGAAGTGGCTTTGATGCAAGGCCCACTGCAAAGAAGTACCACAAATATCGGTGTGACTGGGGCATTCAACGCGACCACACAACCGAAATGGTACTTCTTGACTAGTACCGATGACCTCCAAATGACCACAGCAGAAATACGAGGTGACCTCGATGGTTTGATTCTGGCAGACAGTGTGCAGAGGTGGTACTCGGCCGTTAGAAGCTTAAGGCTCTCCCAGATTTTGGACGCATATTACAGCTCTCAAGGAGTATTTAATGCTAGTATGCGCGCATGTAACAGACGAACACACTTCACCACAGTTGCCGCGTTATCAACAATGGCCGATCAGGTAAGTGAAACCGTTATGATTTTGATTCCATCAATATAGCATGAATTTTATCACTCAGGCATTTAGTGCAGCCCTGCGGCTCTCGGTTACAAAGCTAGCAGGAGCAAGGATTAGTGCTGAAATCATACAAAACTACACAGTTCATGCTACCAATGCACTCAGTAGCTTCATTCGTGAGTAATGCTAATCCGTTCAAAACCTATATTTAAATGTTTATGCCGAATCTTTTAAgttttacaaattattaacAGAAATTAATTGTTCTAGCAACTTCATTAAACAATGATCTGACTTGCACCGAAACTGACTTGTCAGCTGGTTTGAATAGGGCTACGACACATTTAACTATTCTTCTAGATACCTTCTGGCCATATGATTCCGTGCAACCtattataacgtacgtactacGGAGTATCAGGCTGTAACAAAAATCACCCCCTATTTTCCGAAACTTAATGCGTGTAATTGAAATTGCAGAGCTGTATTGGAAGGCATTGAAGTTGGAATGTACAACAGTAACTTCACTATAATAAACGGCCAGAACGGTAGCATACTGATAAACTGTACGAACTCGCTCCTCGATTTCTACACGTTCAATTCAACCCAATACAATAACCgtaagtaaagaaaatttacaTCGGTTGGCCGATCGTCCTTGACACTTATTCCCAAAAActaaatggaataaaatttttagtaCCAAAAGGCTTCGACTTACCCAGGTCATTGGATACCGTAAGACGTCTCCAGACTGACCGTTTGAATGAAGAACAAATTCGGAACACCGGCGGCAGCAGTTCAGAAGTTGTACTGATCCTATTTTACTCATCAACCATTTCAGATTCAGACAGAAGTTACTGTGCCGAACAGTTGAGGCTTATGAGATTGGAACTACCTGGTGAGTATGAAGATGTCTTGAGTCCCAAAactgtttcaatattttctgtttttccatttttagatACCTCGTTCCTCTACGTATCATTTGGATCCAGGGATATTTGGTCCAGTTTAGCAGTCGACCTTTCCAGTGACACCATCAGTGTCACAACACTGGGAAGTACAAATCTAAGGAGAACGAGTGCTCCGATTatatcaagaataaaagaatgTGAGAAATTGAACTTCTTACAGGAAATTATTTACCTTGTCTGCAATGGTGTCGTATATATTCCttccaaattcattttttttttaatgcagtCCCCAAGCGCCTGATAAACTCTGCATGTGGcgcttcattttcatcatccgGAAACTCGGGCTCGTTTGACGACTACGTAGAACCCTCTGGAATTAATTACTACAGGATGCATCCTAACTATTTTGATTACAACACTGCCACTATCAATGTGAGTTTTTAATGGTAAATTTAGTAACGTATTTTTAATACGGAATTCCATTGCTGCACTAAACTGCGTTTTTGCTTTGTACAGGTATTAGGTGCCGGCTGGGGGACCCTAAACGTATGTCATTCACGCAGCATTATTCAGCCAAATTCGTCTATGAGCGGTGATGTGAGCTGTACAACAGTGACTTCTAACACACACACTATAGAGTTTTCATGCGGCGATACCAGTTTAATAAGTGACTGCTCGCCGCTCTATCTATCTGTGCAAGCTGATCCTTCCAACTCTATAGTCTACCAGTGCACTGGTAAGTTTTTACATTGTATTAATCACAAAACCAccagttattttattattcttattttatttttaccttatCTGTGCACTTAATATTGCAGATGCTACTGTGTGCCGTTACCCAAACATGCGCAAGTACACTATATCATACGGGAATCTTGTATGCCGCAGCAACGCCAACACTCTGAAGCTTTATCCAATAATTTTGATTGCACttatcgtttttaatttttttcactagtAAAAACTAAATGGGCATTATATAATGGTAGAAAAAACGTATGAAATAATCTGCTCTTTATGTCACAGTTGTTTCAAAGAATCAGTTTGAcggaaagttttttgattccgCTGAATTTTTATAAGGTATTATCAAGATAATTCTTGTTACCGTAGAAATTACCAATGCAAAATGTACACAGATTTctcgaatattgaaaaactctCATATCATGATGACTTGAAGAGGCAAGTGCCTCATCTTAGACAAACTACTAGCATAAATTTCACtgatattttatcatcaacAATCACATGCCATTACTCGAGAATTATGAGAAACAGGCTTTCAACTTATTATAGGATTAATAAATTTCGgtatcgtttttcattttcgatcaaccttttttattctacttatCTACTAGACATTAGATTTAATCGATTAAAGTGTTACTGTACAAATCAGTAAACAATTATGCAAATAAAAGAGGGATTTCCACGTCAATCGTGTCTTTCAATCGTTcttctattaaaaaaaatagaacctAAAGTTCCAccaattgaacgaaaaatattatcttaGTCATATTACGACAAagtaatagaaataatttatctcAGAAGTTGTTATTTGATGAGACTCAATgaatgtgtgaaaaaaaatattcattatacATACGGTTTGCACAATGTCACTGTGTGGTCGACACCACAACAAACTTTTTTTACCTCTGCGCCTACTGCTAcctggagtaaaaaaattaaattaatcaaaTGAGAGTAAGATAAAGTAGCGCCGACGTCCTGCAAACTAAAAACTCAGATTGTTTGAGGGCAGTGGCGCGTGATATCAAATCACTCActttcaaaggaaaaaattgatcgttttCATGACCGAGGCCCAAAGATCCGAATTTATTGCAGCCCCACATGTAAAGATCTCCATTGTTCGTTACTGCAGCTAGTTGACTGATACCACAATATATTTTGGAGACCTGTAAATAGGTTGCCGAAAGTAGTAGTAGAGAAAAATGGATATAATAATGTTTttgctgaaacaaaataaGTTCAAGTGTACCTGGGTTTTCTGGTCATAGGCATTCAAACCAAACAAAGTGGGAGGAATTTTCGTAGGCTGTTTAGCTCGTTGTACAGCTGGGCCAAGCCCGAGGATTCCATAGCCCCAAACAAATACGTTGCCTTCATCTAGGCGAAGAGAAAGCAGTATGCAAATAATCTCCCAACATTAATTGAGTGTGCAACGTTACAATGCGCCCTTACTGTTTAAAGCCATGCAAAAACTTCCACCTGCAGCAATATCGATGATACGACCCAAAGAACGGCACTCTTTGATTTCTGTCGCAACGTTTATTTGGTGACAATCCAACAGTCCTGGCAATTGTCCATATTCTGAATTTCCCCATCCAAAGACTTTGCCTTCATCTAAGGAAGTTCAATAAAGGAGTCAGTAGCTGTTAATATTCTGATTAATTTAGTGATCAGATCAGTATCACATCAGATCTTGGGCCAAATTCTTCCTTCAAAATGCATCCCAAATAACCATTTCGTacatcatttctttttttttgcataccACTGAGTGCCAACACACAGTCTGCAACACAAGCAACTTTGGTAATGCGTTGACCAGCCAAATCTCCTTTAACTAAGCTTGGTTTATGTTCGTTCCTGTAATGTGCAAGACCGGTTTGCCCATCTGCACCCCATCCAAATGTGTAAACTCGACCAGCCTCAGTTAGAAGCATACTATGAAAATCGATAAGTTGTTGCTAATGGTAAGTTCGACTATACTCCTTCATTTGTAAAAAGAATACTGAGACAACCATTAATAATGTGGTGTCGACAAGAAAAATCTATTTCCATCAGTTGTTAGGTACCTGTGATCTTGACCAGCAATAACAGAGACAATAGGTTCTCCTACGACATCTGGTagatgatgaattattttattattcctatAATCTTCGCCAACAATTATAGGTCGCCCACATTGCCCATAGCCATTGTTCCCAAGAGTGAAAAGACCTTCTGTTGTTAAAACTAGTAAATGAGCTCGCCCAGCAGCTAATGCAGTGATTTTGGCAGTTGGGCTATTCAAAGGAAGGTGTATAGGCCTTGGGACTAGCAGAAGCTCATGAGGAGTCCTTTCAGTCTCATCAGACCCTAGGAAAAATTAAGTAGAACCCTTTGAGGCCAAGTACAACGTATTTGCAAGTAACTTTGGTTCCAATCAGGAAAAGAAGTAATAGACcggcaaaaaatttattgttcaAAAAGTTGCAATACTTCCATGTTCAAAACTCACCTAGCTGTGAGTCGGTGTTAATTCCAGTGCCCCACAATATGTTATTATCCCTGGACTGAACACCAAAAACTGTGAAACCATAGCCGCATGCAATATCTACAATGCTATGTTCTTCGGCAAATCTAAGTCTGCTgggtttgtgaaaaaatacaaatttcttATGCTTTGAT
This region of Athalia rosae chromosome 7, iyAthRosa1.1, whole genome shotgun sequence genomic DNA includes:
- the LOC105684129 gene encoding RCC1-like G exchanging factor-like protein isoform X1, which produces MFNTLRNYSRLTARAKGKDFAPNEPAFRKPEIKASPVFQYPVSASGDRRVYVWGLAAHGGLGILPRPSKHKKFVFFHKPSRLRFAEEHSIVDIACGYGFTVFGVQSRDNNILWGTGINTDSQLGSDETERTPHELLLVPRPIHLPLNSPTAKITALAAGRAHLLVLTTEGLFTLGNNGYGQCGRPIIVGEDYRNNKIIHHLPDVVGEPIVSVIAGQDHSMLLTEAGRVYTFGWGADGQTGLAHYRNEHKPSLVKGDLAGQRITKVACVADCVLALSDEGKVFGWGNSEYGQLPGLLDCHQINVATEIKECRSLGRIIDIAAGGSFCMALNNEGNVFVWGYGILGLGPAVQRAKQPTKIPPTLFGLNAYDQKTQVSKIYCGISQLAAVTNNGDLYMWGCNKFGSLGLGHENDQFFPLKVAVGAEVKKVCCGVDHTVTLCKPYV
- the LOC105684129 gene encoding RCC1-like G exchanging factor-like protein isoform X2, with amino-acid sequence MYRNYSRLTARAKGKDFAPNEPAFRKPEIKASPVFQYPVSASGDRRVYVWGLAAHGGLGILPRPSKHKKFVFFHKPSRLRFAEEHSIVDIACGYGFTVFGVQSRDNNILWGTGINTDSQLGSDETERTPHELLLVPRPIHLPLNSPTAKITALAAGRAHLLVLTTEGLFTLGNNGYGQCGRPIIVGEDYRNNKIIHHLPDVVGEPIVSVIAGQDHSMLLTEAGRVYTFGWGADGQTGLAHYRNEHKPSLVKGDLAGQRITKVACVADCVLALSDEGKVFGWGNSEYGQLPGLLDCHQINVATEIKECRSLGRIIDIAAGGSFCMALNNEGNVFVWGYGILGLGPAVQRAKQPTKIPPTLFGLNAYDQKTQVSKIYCGISQLAAVTNNGDLYMWGCNKFGSLGLGHENDQFFPLKVAVGAEVKKVCCGVDHTVTLCKPYV
- the LOC105684119 gene encoding uncharacterized protein LOC105684119 isoform X1, with the translated sequence MHLRDKMKMFSFLALFAIAGILAQENASADLSNSLIECYNNSLILERDNRLPNNIHTLIAILRKIENLPGLNMDLRTLSTAILHRFRQDGIERNPNVVAQVGVIPFAPLGHSFHRHVATLQLIPGSAVNFPNASLTIAERCTLHYMISSTIERLERGDEGTVCQSISQTAQYREKRDANYEITTGGITDDAETLSPEELELIKHRTGDFQSKATTDDPTWMYPPLPPNHPDSARIIAHHVQSTCPVESGVIHTDWGAVAAGPLLAGIAAALEPQTTALRDMLSAQAVSEGYASGSAIHNRWLATIAGDLAEVALMQGPLQRSTTNIGVTGAFNATTQPKWYFLTSTDDLQMTTAEIRGDLDGLILADSVQRWYSAVRSLRLSQILDAYYSSQGVFNASMRACNRRTHFTTVAALSTMADQAFSAALRLSVTKLAGARISAEIIQNYTVHATNALSSFIPTSLNNDLTCTETDLSAGLNRATTHLTILLDTFWPYDSVQPIITAVLEGIEVGMYNSNFTIINGQNGSILINCTNSLLDFYTFNSTQYNNLPKGFDLPRSLDTVRRLQTDRLNEEQIRNTGGSSSEVVLILFYSSTISDSDRSYCAEQLRLMRLELPDTSFLYVSFGSRDIWSSLAVDLSSDTISVTTLGSTNLRRTSAPIISRIKEFPKRLINSACGASFSSSGNSGSFDDYVEPSGINYYRMHPNYFDYNTATINVLGAGWGTLNVCHSRSIIQPNSSMSGDVSCTTVTSNTHTIEFSCGDTSLISDCSPLYLSVQADPSNSIVYQCTDATVCRYPNMRKYTISYGNLVCRSNANTLKLYPIILIALIVFNFFH
- the LOC105684119 gene encoding uncharacterized protein LOC105684119 isoform X2, whose product is MHLRDKMKMFSFLALFAIAGILAQENASADLSNSLIECYNNSLILERDNRLPNNIHTLIAILRKIENLPGLNMDLRTLSTAILHRFRQDGIERNPNVVAQVGVIPFAPLGHSFHRHVATLQLIPGSAVNFPNASLTIAERCTLHYMISSTIERLERGDEGTVCQSISQTAQYREKRDANYEITTGGITDDAETLSPEEFWGAVAAGPLLAGIAAALEPQTTALRDMLSAQAVSEGYASGSAIHNRWLATIAGDLAEVALMQGPLQRSTTNIGVTGAFNATTQPKWYFLTSTDDLQMTTAEIRGDLDGLILADSVQRWYSAVRSLRLSQILDAYYSSQGVFNASMRACNRRTHFTTVAALSTMADQAFSAALRLSVTKLAGARISAEIIQNYTVHATNALSSFIPTSLNNDLTCTETDLSAGLNRATTHLTILLDTFWPYDSVQPIITAVLEGIEVGMYNSNFTIINGQNGSILINCTNSLLDFYTFNSTQYNNLPKGFDLPRSLDTVRRLQTDRLNEEQIRNTGGSSSEVVLILFYSSTISDSDRSYCAEQLRLMRLELPDTSFLYVSFGSRDIWSSLAVDLSSDTISVTTLGSTNLRRTSAPIISRIKEFPKRLINSACGASFSSSGNSGSFDDYVEPSGINYYRMHPNYFDYNTATINVLGAGWGTLNVCHSRSIIQPNSSMSGDVSCTTVTSNTHTIEFSCGDTSLISDCSPLYLSVQADPSNSIVYQCTDATVCRYPNMRKYTISYGNLVCRSNANTLKLYPIILIALIVFNFFH